The Pseudarthrobacter sulfonivorans genome includes a window with the following:
- a CDS encoding alkaline phosphatase D family protein, translated as MDSWDGCASFRRRIIQGFVDANVRDAVVLAGDVDRNWANDVRWTNASRLPGQLRIGLHLDHLHGNSIGSTVVWTPNLISLNEDRSYLGNQNTTERPPTASGMDSATTPVRAPCACQSTVSPFLRLGRNC; from the coding sequence GTGGACAGCTGGGACGGATGCGCCTCCTTCCGCCGCCGCATCATCCAGGGCTTCGTGGACGCCAACGTCCGCGACGCCGTGGTCCTCGCCGGAGACGTCGACCGCAATTGGGCAAACGACGTCAGGTGGACTAACGCATCCCGCCTCCCTGGTCAGTTACGAATTGGTCTGCACCTCGACCACCTCCACGGCAACAGTATCGGCTCCACCGTGGTCTGGACCCCGAATCTGATTTCTCTAAACGAGGATCGCAGCTACCTTGGAAACCAAAACACTACAGAGCGCCCACCGACGGCTTCCGGTATGGACTCCGCCACGACCCCCGTGCGCGCCCCGTGTGCATGTCAATCGACAGTTAGTCCCTTCCTTCGATTGGGGCGAAACTGCTAA
- a CDS encoding DUF262 domain-containing protein, giving the protein MEIQPEKQNLDQTFSNTVYHIDFYQRSYKWDEEPVQRLFDDILYEFEESWKKNPDLDPNRANIDANYPWYYLNTYVTNTVEGRVFVVDGQQRLTTLTLTLIKLAHMAQNFNSPTGPWLESRIAGYSGMERSFWMNHEGHIDVLRALLQGDDPSTIDVASGVTAENLVANFQTISHILDAKIQGQRKFEVFVHYFLYRLVLINLSVDTTHVPMVFEVINDRGVRLKPHEILKGKLLGQIDKRELAAGRYNELWDEQVERLNRFGPDTIDSFFRSWLKAKFAASRGLGVRFDGDYHREIFKRDLNDLLNLDHNALAVKKFIAGEFQYFSSLYNKVLAFAGEETSRFPAVFFNGRLTDMNTQMQLIMSACVVNDPEEDEKIALVSEGLDRAFSLLRLQGQYDSNEFVGRIYEMSAVIREQPADKIRDLLDQQLLAELEERRKTGATELFSYQLFRPMTVDRLTSRFARYFFGRVERYMAQGMGREMKHSIYDLVARTGTRNGFHIEHVLSYNDVNLGHFDGNEELFEVERNRLGAVLLLRGRDNISSSNEPYDEKLRSYANTLYWNETLREDTYKSKLDFLDFTRRESLNFRPLETFGLDEVEARHRLLFEVSKRIWDVV; this is encoded by the coding sequence TTGGAAATACAGCCGGAGAAGCAAAACCTTGACCAGACATTTTCAAATACGGTCTATCACATCGACTTTTATCAGCGAAGCTACAAATGGGACGAAGAGCCCGTCCAGCGACTCTTCGATGACATCTTGTACGAGTTCGAGGAGTCTTGGAAGAAGAACCCAGATCTCGATCCAAACCGGGCGAACATCGACGCCAATTATCCTTGGTACTACCTCAATACCTACGTCACCAATACTGTGGAGGGCCGCGTCTTTGTTGTGGATGGTCAGCAGAGGCTGACCACGCTAACGCTGACGCTCATCAAGTTGGCCCATATGGCGCAAAACTTCAATTCTCCGACGGGCCCTTGGCTGGAGAGTCGGATTGCGGGCTACTCGGGCATGGAGCGGTCGTTCTGGATGAACCACGAAGGACACATCGACGTCCTCAGGGCGCTACTCCAAGGAGACGATCCCTCGACCATAGATGTCGCATCCGGGGTCACGGCAGAGAATCTCGTCGCCAACTTCCAGACCATCAGTCATATTCTCGATGCCAAGATTCAGGGCCAGCGCAAGTTCGAGGTGTTTGTTCATTACTTTCTATACCGCCTCGTCTTGATCAACTTGTCTGTAGACACGACGCACGTCCCAATGGTGTTCGAGGTAATCAATGACCGCGGGGTCCGCCTCAAACCCCATGAGATTCTTAAGGGCAAGCTCCTTGGACAGATCGACAAACGCGAGCTCGCAGCAGGGAGATACAACGAGCTGTGGGATGAACAGGTTGAGCGGCTCAACCGCTTCGGACCTGACACTATTGACAGCTTCTTCCGGTCTTGGCTCAAGGCAAAGTTTGCCGCCAGCAGAGGTTTGGGCGTGCGCTTTGACGGAGACTATCACCGCGAGATCTTCAAGAGGGACCTGAATGACCTCTTGAATTTGGACCATAACGCCCTCGCCGTTAAAAAGTTTATAGCGGGCGAGTTTCAGTACTTCTCGTCGCTTTATAACAAGGTCTTAGCCTTCGCTGGCGAAGAGACCTCGCGGTTCCCGGCCGTCTTCTTCAACGGCAGGCTTACAGATATGAACACGCAGATGCAGCTGATCATGTCCGCCTGCGTAGTGAATGATCCTGAGGAAGACGAGAAGATCGCCTTGGTGTCTGAGGGGCTCGATAGGGCCTTCTCTCTGTTGCGGCTGCAGGGCCAGTACGACTCCAACGAGTTCGTGGGGCGAATCTACGAGATGAGTGCAGTCATCAGGGAGCAGCCTGCAGACAAGATTCGGGACCTCTTAGATCAGCAGCTTCTCGCAGAGCTTGAAGAGCGCAGGAAGACAGGTGCGACTGAGCTGTTCAGCTACCAGCTCTTCCGCCCCATGACAGTGGATAGGCTAACCAGCCGCTTCGCACGCTACTTCTTTGGAAGGGTGGAGCGCTACATGGCGCAGGGCATGGGGCGGGAAATGAAGCATTCTATATACGACCTCGTCGCGAGGACGGGAACCCGCAACGGTTTTCATATCGAGCACGTGCTGTCTTATAACGACGTAAATTTAGGGCACTTCGACGGGAATGAAGAGCTTTTCGAGGTCGAAAGGAATCGGTTGGGAGCCGTCCTTCTGCTCCGGGGGCGCGACAACATTTCCAGCAGTAACGAGCCTTATGACGAAAAGCTAAGATCTTACGCGAATACGCTCTATTGGAATGAGACTCTTCGCGAGGACACGTACAAGAGCAAGTTGGATTTCCTCGATTTCACCCGCCGTGAAAGTCTTAATTTCCGTCCACTCGAGACTTTCGGGCTGGACGAGGTCGAAGCACGGCACCGGTTGCTCTTCGAAGTTAGTAAGAGGATCTGGGATGTGGTCTAG
- the brxL gene encoding BREX system Lon protease-like protein BrxL, whose amino-acid sequence MESLDQKINGVFAGSVVRKDLVKTVKGNAIVPSYVLEYLLGQYCATDDEATIQGGIGSVRRILADHYVHRNESELVRSTIRERGRHKVIDKISVTLNDKDDVYEASFSNLKLSKVLVDAGTVKQHPKLLVSGVWCLADVEYEHSPDKGQSPWILASLKPIQLSSFDLDAYLSNRAEFTTSDWIDLLIQSIGFNPEMFDRRAKLIQLIRLIPYCERNFNLVELGPKGTGKSHIYSEFSPHGMLISGGEITVPKLFVNNANGRLGLVGYWDAVAFDEFAGKTKKSDKALVDIMKNYMANKTFSRGVETLGAEASMVFVGNTQHTVPHMLKHSDLFDELPPSYHDAAFLDRLHHYIPGWEVDIIRGEMFSDGYGFVVDYIAEILKSQRVHDYSDRYTEFFSLSTDISTRDRDGIHKTFSGLMKILYPHGVASVDEIEEILRLAIEGRKRIKDQILRIDKTMSAVKFGYETLDGEWRGVATAEELQYPSIYNRMGGVPVSDGGNTQQGALGTDNGGSPSTSLTPSEQEAVSGGSRPSSQPLGQTLTFQNGETGASYERIFGPYLDGATSVILEDPYLRTPHQMRNLVDFIATWARRIQPGDEVKLFVKTVQDDDPGYAQRQLGDLVQIKGSVEAAGIKMDVQLLEPAELHDRWVRTDTGWDISLGRGLDMFERSEKLLYLGQSLQEFRKVKSFNVIYQRSSQQAAAT is encoded by the coding sequence GACCAAAAGATAAACGGAGTCTTTGCTGGCTCTGTGGTGCGGAAAGACCTCGTCAAGACTGTCAAGGGCAACGCCATTGTCCCCTCGTATGTTTTGGAGTATCTGCTCGGCCAGTACTGCGCCACGGATGACGAGGCAACGATCCAGGGTGGTATCGGATCTGTGCGAAGGATCCTCGCCGACCACTACGTGCACCGCAACGAATCCGAGCTCGTGCGCTCGACTATCCGCGAACGCGGGCGCCACAAAGTGATTGACAAGATCAGCGTCACGCTCAACGACAAAGACGATGTCTATGAAGCCAGTTTCTCGAACCTCAAGCTGAGCAAGGTGCTTGTCGATGCGGGGACGGTAAAGCAACACCCCAAACTGCTGGTCAGCGGGGTATGGTGCTTGGCTGACGTTGAGTACGAGCACTCGCCTGACAAGGGCCAAAGCCCGTGGATACTGGCGTCCCTCAAACCAATTCAGCTCTCCAGTTTTGACCTGGACGCGTATTTGTCGAATCGGGCTGAGTTCACCACTAGCGACTGGATTGACTTGCTCATCCAGTCGATCGGCTTCAATCCGGAGATGTTCGACCGCCGCGCCAAACTCATCCAGCTGATTCGGCTCATTCCCTACTGCGAACGTAACTTCAACCTGGTGGAGTTGGGCCCAAAAGGCACCGGCAAATCCCATATCTATTCGGAGTTCTCGCCGCACGGGATGCTGATCTCCGGTGGTGAAATCACGGTCCCGAAGCTCTTCGTGAACAACGCCAACGGGCGGCTGGGACTCGTCGGCTACTGGGACGCCGTGGCATTCGATGAGTTTGCAGGCAAGACGAAGAAGTCGGACAAAGCACTCGTCGACATCATGAAGAACTACATGGCGAACAAGACGTTCTCCCGGGGCGTGGAGACACTCGGTGCGGAGGCCTCGATGGTCTTCGTGGGCAACACCCAGCACACGGTTCCCCATATGCTGAAGCACTCGGACCTCTTCGACGAGCTGCCTCCGTCGTACCACGACGCTGCCTTCCTCGACCGGTTGCACCACTACATTCCGGGTTGGGAAGTCGACATCATCCGGGGCGAGATGTTCTCCGACGGATATGGGTTTGTGGTCGATTACATCGCCGAGATCTTGAAATCGCAGCGGGTCCATGACTACTCCGACCGCTACACGGAGTTTTTCAGCCTCTCGACGGATATTTCTACCCGCGACCGCGACGGGATTCATAAGACCTTCTCGGGGCTTATGAAAATCTTGTACCCCCACGGTGTTGCAAGCGTAGACGAAATCGAAGAAATACTGCGCCTGGCAATTGAGGGCAGGAAGCGAATCAAGGACCAGATCCTACGAATCGACAAAACGATGTCGGCCGTGAAGTTCGGCTACGAGACACTCGACGGCGAGTGGCGGGGCGTCGCGACGGCCGAGGAACTTCAGTACCCCAGTATCTACAACCGGATGGGCGGCGTGCCCGTGTCTGATGGTGGCAATACTCAGCAAGGCGCCCTTGGGACAGACAACGGCGGAAGCCCGTCGACTTCCCTTACCCCATCTGAGCAGGAAGCTGTGTCGGGTGGCTCGCGGCCGTCGTCGCAACCGTTGGGGCAGACCCTAACGTTCCAAAACGGCGAAACTGGCGCGAGCTACGAGAGGATATTCGGCCCCTATCTGGACGGCGCGACGAGCGTCATCTTGGAAGATCCGTACCTCCGTACCCCGCACCAAATGCGCAACCTCGTCGACTTTATCGCCACTTGGGCGCGGCGGATCCAACCAGGCGATGAAGTAAAGCTCTTCGTAAAGACAGTGCAGGATGACGACCCCGGCTATGCCCAGAGACAGCTCGGAGATCTCGTGCAGATCAAGGGATCGGTCGAGGCCGCTGGGATAAAGATGGACGTGCAGCTTCTGGAGCCGGCGGAGCTACACGACCGTTGGGTCAGGACTGACACGGGATGGGACATTTCGCTCGGGCGCGGGCTGGACATGTTCGAGAGGTCGGAGAAGCTGCTTTATCTCGGGCAGAGTTTGCAAGAGTTCCGCAAGGTCAAATCGTTCAATGTGATTTATCAACGATCGTCTCAGCAGGCAGCGGCTACTTAG